The window aagagaatcgaagggcgggggggggggggggggagcgagaACCGTCGCCGTAGGGCACGGGGGCTTAACTCCCCACGCGAACGTCCTCTCCGGCAAGAGGAACCGGAGGCTCCGCGGCCTCCCGGCTGTAGCTCCGGGTTTGGGTTTTTGCCCCACCCTCTTCTAGTCGAGTCCCTCCTGGTTCTCGGCTACCGTCTAACCTGAAACGCTGCTCCCCTTTCAAAAGCAGTGCCGGTCTGGGGACCGGCGAGACCGAACCGGTCACCCGCTCCGAGCCGCAACGTGTCGGCCCCGGAGACAAACGCGGCGTTCTCGTAACTCCCGAGGCAGAGGGTTCTCCGTGCGGGAACCAGATTCCCTATCGCTACCTCGAATGACTTCCATTATATTGAAAACACGAGTGATCAGTGCAACGCATTCCAAACAATACAAAATCCTATACTCTATACGGGGTATATCTGTTGAGAAACCGTATTAATACATGGCGATCTTCTTCTGGAGAGAGAGCCGAAGCGTAGCTTCCGGTTACCTCTTCCCAACATGCAAGACGAACCCGTTCTTTGACGCCGACGGCCGGGTTCCTAAAACCCGGTGACCGGGTAAGAAGCAGGCCGGGGCTCCTCGGATGGAGTGgcgaggctcaggggaaagatcgGGGCCGAGGGAGACGCTCCGCGGCGCCGTCCGACTCGGGGCTTAGTttcggcgggggggagggggcggctgcgGGTGAAGCAACCCCCGCCCCCGGACTCCGCTATCGGCAAGTGGTTTCGGAAACGGTCACCGCTCGTTGGGACAGGTTCCGCCGCCGGCTCGCCTCTGGCCAACGGGAAGGGGAGACGAATGGCGCCGGGGTACGAGAGCGGTACGTGACCTCGGCCTTCTTACAGAGCCCCGAGGAAAGCAAGGCGGACGAGaagctccctcccccaacccttccgTGAGCGTCATCCCCGTGTGGCGGGTTGGACCGCGGGGGTGCGACTGCCGTGCGAGCGTCAGGTGAACCGAGGGAACGGGAGTTCTCGGGTATTCTCTTCCTCCTGAAACAACAGAGCGAAGGCGACCCGTCGGGGAGACGTCACCGCCGGCGCACCTGGACCCCGGCCCGTCGAGGCGAGGCCGACGTTAGGGATCTTCCCTGACCGAGGCTTCCCGCGCTAATAAAACAGTTCTAGAAAACGAAAACGCAGGGGTGCGGCCTGCCGCCGAAAAGGAACTCCGGCAAATGGGTTCCGCGAATCGCGGACGGAGAACGGGGGTGAATGAATTTATAGGTGCCTATACCTAgatatatattctctctctctctatatatatatatttataaatatttatatcgTTTACCATGAAGACATGCGAATACCGTTTCACAGCTATTATACAGTATGATACAAAGGCCGAGACCCGGCTAGCGTCAGAGTTGCTTTAGGAACCGCAGATCTGCTAGTCGACCCGCCGCGTTCTTCTCGTAGTGCTCGGACCCCGACAGAAACTCAGATTTCACGTTCCGCTACGTTTCTTTTGAAGGACGGCAGACACGCCGGGAGTAGACAGAGTCCGCCAGGGGACCCGGGGGGACAAGGGAGGCTCGGGACGCTTCCGGTCTCGGGAGCCGGTCGCGTGGGGATATCGTCCCCGTCCGGGTCAGGGGTCGCTCGATCTGGCGGGAAACGTACCACTGAAGAAAAAGCACAGCTCTCTTCCGGAAGGCAAACGCCAAGAGCGCGGGCAAGGTCTACGCATCTAACCCCGCTCGGGTCCCCGACGTCGTAGGGAACGTAGAGGGGGAGGCTCGGTGTCGGAGCGTGGAGAGTGGCCGATCTGGGGGTGAACCCTTTCGGgtggcggtggcgggggggggggggacggggacggacggGGAGCGTCCCACAGAAACCTTCTGCGGCCTCGCGAGCCCCGGAACGGCCCGGAGGCCGACGCGGGGAGGCCGACGTCCTTCGCGTCGGGCGAGGAGACGGGCCCTCCCGGGAGCACACCGGCTCGCCATCCTGATTTCCCGCTTCATAGCCTTCGACGGCCGACTCTTACCGACGGGAATCTCGAAACCCGGACGCCGCTTCGGCGCTTCCAGACTTTTGAATTTCAGCCTTGAACAACTAGGCGGGATCCCCTGAACTCCATTTAGCCTTCCGCTCAGGCAGCTAAGATTTCGGTTCTTAGAGCAGGAGTGGACGGGGATTTCCTATTTCACCCCCACAAACCTACGGGCGCTCATTTCCGACGCCACCCTGCCCACTCTGGGGCCCGTTCCTCGGCATTCTCTCTGAGGCGAGGTGAGCTTCCGGCGGCTACTCCTGATCTCTGAATCGAGGCGAGTCTCCCcgcccggcgggccgggcgacGAGGCGCGTCGGCCATCCCGCTGGCCAGGAGGCTCGGGCCCAGGGAGCGGCCGGCAGGCCGCGCCGCGGCATCCGCTCTTTAACCCCCTCCCTTCCGCTTCTCGGCTTCCCGAAAGACGGGACCCATTCCGAGACGTCGTCGGCTCGGAGACAAAGTTTCCGGGTTCTCGGTAGCTGGGCTCGTAGAGTCTCCGACGTTACGGTTCGTGAATACGACCTGagcggtgagggaggaggagggagaggaggaagaggaggagcggggcaGCTGGACGAGTGAGTGAAAAATACATCTTCGCCGACCTCCGGATAACACTCTGCTTAAACGGGCtaaagcggcagagccgatacGCGCCGCCAGAGGGGAATGAAAACGCTGAGTTCTCCCCGGTTGGTGCGAGAACTCTGAGCCGGGGTCTTGAATAATTACGCTGCGTCCTCCAAACTCTGCTCGGGCATTGGTTTTTAGGCCGCGGGAGATGACGCTTCTTCAGGATTCGCTAGCCTTCAGGTGTTTCACGCGGTGGGTTTAGCGTCCCGCCCGGCCCCTCGCGCTTCTTCTCCGCCCTCCGCTCCGTTCTCCGCCACCCTCTCACCTCCGTCTCGCCCGTCACGGAGAGCACGTGACTTTCGCGGATGAAGAGCGACGCTGAGGTCCGGCCACGCGCGCGCGCGGACACGGTAACACGGACACGAcatgcactggggggggggggggggggggggagggggagacggaaaagGGGGTGGACGCGGCGCCGGTCTCCGAGACGGACCCGGTTCCTATCTGCTGAGTTTACTGACCGACTTGCATCTCCCCGCGGGGGCTTTTGGGCCGCCGGAGTGATGGTAGGGGCCGCCGGATCCCTTCAGGCTGTTCTTGCCGGCCTTGTTACAGCAGTGTTCTTGCTGGAAGGACCTCCTGGACGCCGAGGAGACCGAATGGCCGGGAGGCGATCTGCTCCGCCCCAGATGCGGGGCCGCGCTCTTCTGGTCGTGGTGGGGCCTCCCCGCCCTGGAGGGGGAGGAACTGGAAGTACGGGGCAGGGAAGAGCTTCTCGGCGAGGCGCTAGGGCTCCGGCGAGGGAGACTGGGGCTCTTGGGAGGCGTTTTGGGGCCGTGGGGGGATCCCGGGCTCTTGCACTGGGTCGGGCTCCGGGATTTCTGAGATCCGTTCTGAAGAATCTGAGCCAGGCGGGAGAAAAGGTCCGAATCTGAGGTGCTACTCCCTAGGACTTTATACCTGCGTAGCCTGGGAAGGACACAAAAGAGAGTTACCTCCATGATTCAATTCAACGGCGTATATATGCgaaaccctgggggggggggggggggcctccgtgTTTTAAAGACAAGGGCTCCGTCCCGTGGAATTCTGCCTTCCGATCTCATCTAGCTCCCTGAGTCCGTTCTCACTTGGGAGACGGCAGAGGATCGGAGAACCGTGTCTGACCGACGCCgaggcccgggccccttccgAGTGGAGCCGGAAGACGCTTCGGGTGGCGGAGGATCCGCGCGCTCCGAGAGGCCGAGCGAAACCGGGAGTCGTAGGAATTCCGGCGGGAGGACTGGCAGGAGAGCCGGATCGAGGAGgctggagccccccgccccccgggaaggAAATCGACCTCCGGGAAAAACCGGGGAGGCTCCGGACGGAGACGGCCTCAGCCCCGCGTGGCTCGGGGTGCTCCCGTCTCTGCTCCGCGGAGAACTCCGGGCCACACGTGAAAACGGCTCCGTCGCGTTCTATCTCCCATCTAGACGCAGCCGGCAGGAATCCCCAGTTAAAAGGACGAATGCCAAAAAACGGCCGCTACGGCGGCCTCCGTCGACCCCTATCCCCCGCGGGAGACGGGAAAGGgctcccggggccgcccccgctgaaggcgtggggggcgggggggccctccccgcccgaggcgacccctgactccctcttGAGTCCCCCCGAGTCTTCTCCCCGGCTTCGCCTATTTGGGCCAAGCGGCTAGACGAGCGCATTCCCGGTTCGGCCGGAGTCGACCCGGGAGACCTACGATCACGCGGGACGGTGTCGGACCAGATTAACCCGCACctgtcccggcacttagaacggtgttggacCGATGGTGGGTGCGTAACGaacccggtccccccccccccgccccaaagagAGTGGGGTCTGCCCTAGGCGGGTGGGATCGGCGGCTCCGGAGCGACTTCACCTTCGGGCCCGCCTCTGAAGCTGCTCTACGGCGCTCAATCTCAGCCCGTTAGGTTGGCCGACGGAGAGGTCGGCTACTCCGGAcgtctccggccccccggcccggtcctGTCGCGGGGCCCCACAGAGTTCCGAGTGTTTCCCCAGGCTGGCGGGAGGGCACGGCTGTTGCTTTTCTCAACCGAGCGGATTCCCGAGCCGTGCCGCGGGGCGACAAGCTCCCAGCGGTCTCGGGCGCTTCCCTCGGCCAAATCGCCGTCATCCTGCTACTCGCTACGCACCGCTCCAAGGCAGATTCGGGCGAATCGCCTTGGGCACGGTCCCCGcaccgcacggggctcacggcataagggggagtgagaagaggGTACTTCGTCCCCGTTCCGCCGcagggagaagccaagtgactcgcccgaggtcacgcagcgggcagacggcagagccggggtcaggtcctcggccggccgggcccgggctcttgccgacCCTTCTCCGGTAGGGCTGCCTGGGAGAGGTCCCTAAGGCCCCCGGGGATCTCAGCTTTAAACCAGGAAAACCCGGCACCATCCCGAGTCAAACGGGAATTCCCGGAGGGTTCCACGGGACCCGCGCGGCAGATCTGGCCCGGCAGGGGAAGCTGGTTGCCCGGCTTGCCTGCCTGGGCAATTCTGTGGCAGGGAGCTCAAGGCCGAacaagcccagcccagccctgcagCAGGTTGGGGAATCACGGGTCcagtccccgctccaccgcttgtctgcttcgtgacctcgggcgagtccctgaACTTCagcgggccccagttacctcatccgtaagagGGGAATGGAGACCGCgaggcctacgtgggacggggaccgggtccaacctagcccgtatccgccccggcgctcagaacagtgcttggcacccggaGAACGGCGAGGCGGGTGCGGGCAGGGGTCGCCTCCGTTCCCGGGTCGTACCCTCCAAGCGCTCTGCCCCCAGGGAGCGCCCGATAAACACGGCCGGTCGGTGGCGCGCGCTCAGCAAGCGCCCTGGCCAAATAAGCGGCACGGACTGCCGAGGGAGCTGCCGCGTTAGACGGCCGCCAGAAAAAAAAAGGCCGGCGGGAGAGGGCGGATGACTCCGCAGGCCGCCGGGCTCGGGTCCGCCTCCCCGCTCCACCGCCCGCTccggctgggccgggggccgcaGGACGGCTGGGGCCGGCTCGCTTTGGGGCGGGGCCAACGGCCCGGCGGCCCTCCCCCCGTCAGCCCCCGGGCGACTCGCGTGTCGGGACGCCGATCCGCGGAGCGGCTCCCGATCCCCTGCCGCCGGCGGGATCCTCCCGACCCCGTCTCCCGTCGATCCCCTCAGCCGTCGGCGGGGACCGGCCGGCCCGCTGCCCGGCCGACgccgggacggagggagggagggagggctcggGAGAGAGGCGCCGGGGAAATGGACACGTCCCCGGgccgcgggggagggcgggggcggggtccgaGGAGGGGAAAACACCTCAACGGAAGCCCCGTCGAAATGACGACGGGGATCTTCGCGCGGGGGCGGAAGCTCATCCGCCCGAGAGGCTTCTGGGGCTTCCGAGGACCGGCCGGATCATCCGGCCGGATATCCCCGAACGGGAGAGCGGAAGACAGGCTTGGGGGATGACTTGGGCGACTGAGGTGAAAACGAAATCCATCCTGCACTCTCTCGGGATACTCCCGCCGGAACCAGAGACGCGTCCCACCCACCGGCTAGTCTTACCTAGCTTCCACTCCAGGCCTAGACGGGGGCCTTCCGGGCGGAGGCCGAGGGAGGAACGGAGCCGAGGCCGAGCCGCCGACCTGATCTGCGCTAGCCCAGGTCACGGGCCTCGGAATCTTGCTCTTGCTCTTTCTGATCTGGGGACTGACGGGGAGCAGGGGGCTGTCCTCCGCTGACCTGCCTAAGTTAGGGTCGAGGGTCAATCCGGAGAAGGGGGTGAAGACTTCCTCCTCGGAAAACGGAGCCGGGACGGCCATCGACCTCTCCTCCGGCAACCTGTCGGAGGCACTTGAAGAGAGGTCGCCGAGGAAAGAGCGCAATTGCCTCTTCTCCACCAACGGCTTCGCCAGGTCCGGCTGGTGGGCCTTCTTCAGGAGCAGCTTCTCTTTGGCGGAAACCGGGGAAGCCGCCTCGAAGCCGGAGTCCACCTCTTGGGCTAAAACGGGGATCCGGCTGTGTCTGGTCACGGAGGGTGCCCTGACCGGGTCCTTCCGGGAGGGCGGAGACCGCTCGCTCTCCGAGACGCAAGGAGCCGAGTCTCCATTCCGAGGGGCGGCGTCTTCGGGCTCGCCCTCTCGCTCCGTAGGCCCGGCGCGGTCCCCCCGCGGGGCCGGGAAGCCTCGGCTCCCAGCGGCACCCTCTCGGAGCCCGTCCGGCGGCACCGCGGCCCCCTCGTCCACCCGTCCCTCGGGACGCCGCCCGACGCCTCTCGAGGGGGAGGTCTCCGAGGCCCCGGCTGCCGGCGGCCTCATCGGCTTGCGGTCCGCGTCGTGATCCGGCACCAGGCCGAGGgtcctcggctccgccgcttcggGAGCGGGGGGCCGCCCCCCTACGGCTTCCGAGGCTCCCGAGAGCGCGGCCATCTCGGCGGAACCCCGCCCCGGATCCGGCTTCTCCTCGTCATTATCCACGCCCAGAAGGACGCCTCCCTCTCCGGGATCCCCCGGGAAGATCTCGGATTCCCTCGCAACCGGCGAGTTGGGCCCGGGGAGTTCCCTCGGACCCAAATCGCGGGATCTGCCCCGCTCCCTGGTGTGACGGGCCCGGTGAACGGGATCCGGCTGAGGTCCCGGCTCCGTTCCGCTCCCGCCGCCGCGGGGCTCGCCCTCTGGCGTCCCCGACGCGGGGAGGTTCTCTCGGGGAGGGCAGAGCTCCGCGGCGCGGTCGGCCGGCTGAGGGTTCCTCTCCGGCTGACGGCCACAGTGAAGGCTTCCCGAAATGGACTGGGCGGAAGCCACCGAAGGCCTGGGACCGGTAACctgtggtgggagaagaaaggaccgGTCAGACCGGGGTCCCGAGGCTTACCGAGGAGCACGGCGCCGTCGACTCGGGACGGCGGACGTgcgggaggggcggccggggcggaTCTTCTCGACGACGGTGGACGCgacctccctcgccccctccgacggtgccgggaaggggggggggggggggggactttgGCTCGAAGGGCCCAACCGTACTTCCCGAGccctcggtacggcgctccgcgcccggtaaagcgctcgctaaataccgaATGAAAGGGCGCAACCGCTAAGGACGGCCCCAGCGGTCGGGGCCAGCGGGACCGAAACCGTCCCGGAAGCATTTCAACGGGGAACTCGCGGGACCTGTCGCCCGGGGACGCCTCGAAATTCTTCCTCCGTCTCTAGTCTAGAACGTGAGGTGACTCGAACCTCTTCCTGTCCCCGCCTCTAGCCGGCTGGGGGACGGTAATTCGGCAGGAGGCTggggctcagattttttttttaaatgccggGGAAGgacctcctcgtgggcggggaccgcgtcccccggctctgttctctccttctttcctaagcgcttaggtcaCGGTGAGTGCTCGGTGAACgccaccgactgactgacggaaggggctgaggagagtcgggagaggagggggccggccccggggtccGGAAAGAGACGAGAATCTCCTTTCAAACAGGGGAGCGTGGGAGCGGAGTggtgcaggggaggagggggcggggagagaacgAATTTACCAACCACGATAGAAgggactgcggggggggggggggcgcggatcTTGGGGTAAGCCGGCAAGCAGGCCGGGGCGTcaccttttcattcactcagtcgtatttactgagccctctgcTACGACTCAACCTACTGTGGGCGTTGGAGAGCGGAATATCCCGCACCTTTCGCCGCCCTCCTGCAGTCCCCGATCCCCACACGCCCTCGCCAGTTACTTCGGCGGGAAGATCCCGCCCACCGGGGGACCGACGGACCAAGATCTCCCcgtcgccgccccccgccgccgccgtcttTCTCCGGCTGCCCCGCCGTCTCCCACTTGCCGTCTAAATCCACCGCCCTACCCGCCCCtctcatcccatctcctcccacttccccagatgGGCTTCTTCCTACTCTccttttgccccccgcccccacctccgacttctctTTCCAATGATCCTTTCCCCGCCGCCTTCGGGCACGTGTCTCTGTTTCGAAACTAATACTCTCGACCCCAGTCCCCCTCCGTCTCCCTGCTTCCGTTCCCATCCAGACGTCCGGCGCAGGGCAGACAGGCCTGCCGCTTTGGTTTCTTCTCCCCCAGACCTCACCCCGCCCCTCCGCCGTCTGGCGCTCGACCCCTCCGTTCCACCCGGGCTGCTTGAGAGGAACCGGTCGGGTGGGGAGAGCTCGACTCCACCCTGATCCTCCCCGTGCTGCTCTGAACGCCGTGGACCgctctgttcccccccccccccccaaacgctATCGGGTCCCGTCGTACCGACGTacctctcctctcacccctctccttTGCAGCGGCATTCACCGAAGTCTCCTCTGCGTCCCGTAATTCATCTCGCTCTACGCTCACTCTCTAAAGGAGCTCATTCCCTCTCACGGTTTCGGCTCTCAGCTCTCCGTGGATGGCACCCCAGAATATCTACgttttctctctcaccctcaccTGACTTGCATTCCCACACCTCTTGCTAACGGGAGATCTTCTCTGGCAAGTCTTCCTGGCACCTCCAACTCCACACGTCTAAAACGAAGCGCCTCATCCCaccctcctaaacccactccttccATCAGGCGgacggagctgggagtcggaaggacccgggttctaagcccggccccgccacccgtccgccgtgcGACCCTCGGCgggtcacctcactgctctgggcctcagttctctcccccgtaaactggggattaaggccgcggagccccacgtgggagacgcGGACGACGTCCAACCTGACCGGCGGGGATCCGTCCCGCTAGGTTCGGCGCCTGGGACACAGTCACCACTCACCGTTGAAACCaacggtatttacggagcgctcgtcATCCGCAGAGTGGTGTGCTCTCCCATCTCGGTTCACGCCGCCATCCTCTCCGTGACCTCCGAGTCACCCGCGACCCTTCGCGACCGTCCAACTCCCCGCCTTCGATTCTTCTTCCTGTAGAACTGCCAaagccgccccttcctctccacccaaatggctaccggGGCCAGTAGCCTCCCCACCAGCCTTCCGGCCTCCACAGTCCACAGCGCGCCCTGCTTCTCGTCTTCCCCACTGGaccgtaagcttctcgagggcggggaacgtgccgtTCCTTTGTTTCGTATCTCTCGACGATGACCTTCCTGAAGCATCGCCGGGCTCACGTCCCTCCTTTCCTCAaacgcctcctcttcctctatccCGCGGTTGGTTTCAGGGTCTTCTGCCGCCTGGCCCCAGCTCACCTATCCGTTCTCTTCCCCGACCGGCTATCGTCATTCCTCTCCGACCGACCCTCTGGCTGGGCCTTACTCTCGAGTCTCCCGCCTGCATCCCTCGGTTCGAAGCCCTCCTCCCGTCCCGCCTCCTCCGACCAGCTCTTTCCCCATTggtttcccagcaccctgagccttcGGCCGACGTCAGCCCCCGGGGAACTTATCTACGACCCCCCCTTGGAACTCAATTATTTACTCTGACCTCTCTAGCtggacacgagaagcagcggggcctagcggatagagtacaggcctgggagtcagaaggacgtggggatGGTTCTTTTTATACTATTGTTCGGCACTCGCTGGGTGCCAGCCgctctactgagcgccggggcagatccgggttgaagtccctgtcccgcgtggggctcacggtctcaatccccagatgacGGAAggggtgagtgaggcccagagaagggaagggactcggcCGGGGTCGCACGGCAGccgagcggcggaggcaggattggaacgcaggtcctcctgactcctcggCTGGGCTCtgcccgctgagccacgctgctgctcagttCGACCAGGTTTAGATCTCGGTGCTGATGATGATTACTCCGCGTCGCATTGGAGAGGTGTGTTTAAGAACAGCATTTTAGAGGAACGATAACAGTCCCCCGCAATCCAGAGACAGCCGGCCCCGTCCCTTTGGGTTTAGTGCATATTCAACCTCACCCCCGTTCTTATCCCAGGCATCCCGTtctctcgtctgctgcgtgaccccgggcacgccgcctgacttctctgcgcctcggttgccCCGCCTCTAAAACGGGGAGGAAGCCCGGCAGCCCCACGCGAGGcacggacggtgtccgacccgatgagccaGGGCCCGAGGaggtgcttaagaaatcccatgAAGAGATGTCGTCTGAGGCTGCTCttcccccatcagactgtaagcttcccgagggcagggaacgttccgATCCTTTGTTCTGCATTTCTCAAGTGCGCGGTGCGGCGCGCCGCGTCCCAGGTGTCCGCTCGATAAACGCCGCCTACTGCTCTGCCTGTGATCGTTAGGGACAGGCGGCCGGCCCCGTGGGGCTCAACGGAAACACAGGCAGGGAAATCGCCCCCTTAACCGGCCACCCTTCGCACTCCCGGCCTCGTCAGCTCCCCCCGTTTTCACCCCGAACCACAGCCGCGGGCCCAGACCTCCTCCCGCACGCTCCCATCCCTCCGAAACGTACGCAGTCCCATCCGTGACGTCACAAGCGCGCACGCGCCACGGACCCTCACGGTCCCTCCCGGGCACAGAGACGCACATCCTAACAGAGGCGGTGGTAAACCTGAGATAAAATCCAGAACCGAAGGGTCCGGGCCGGAGGGGGACGCCTCTCTTTCCCTGAGTCTTCCaggtccttccccgccccccgaaaCTCCCCTCGGTTTGCCCCTCTGCTTCAAGTGAAAAAGCGGCATCCCTGCACCCGAGTCGGTAGAGGACTACGTTCTGCAAAAGGTAAACGCGGCAAAAAAGCCACTTTCCCCTCGCTGGGACGACGGCTAGTATAACTAAcgttgcgggggagggaggaggccaccAGGaagctgggtgggagggaggaggaggaggaggagggaaggtgggcagAAAAAGAGAAGGCCGCGACGTTTTGCACTCCCCTACCAGGTATTTCGCCGCGTGGAGCCCACCGGAGGAAACGCACCCGATCGGTGGGCCGCGATCTCGTTCTTTCTCGCGCCGACCCCTGGCTCGCGTTCTCCCTCCCGTCCGGAGCTTCCTCCCAGCTCCTCCGAGGAGCCGTCCCCGACTAACCCTCAGTTCTCCGCCTCCGCTGCTGCGCTGCCTTTGACCTTGGGCCCCAACGCCTTAAACGCTCTGCTCCTCGCCCCATCTCCACGGCACGCACGTACGTCTTTTACGCCGCGGcgtctatctgtgatttattttaacccGAGGGCGGGGAACCGCGCCTCCTAACTCTGTCCTTCTGTACTCCGGCCAACgtgtagagcagtgctctgcccacggtaaatgctcaataaatacccgccactggctcctttctctctctgtactTGTAGAATGGCAATCCCAAGAATtccgttgagctcttactaggtgccgagcaccgatctaagcgccgggggagatacaaggtagtcggggtgtcccacgggaggcctTAAAATCCCcgcttttccagacgagggaaccgaggcccggggaagccgagcggctcgcccgaggtcacagggcagacggcccctggtccgctgactcccaagcccgggggtcTTCCACCCAAGCCAACGCTGCGCCTCTCGAGAACGCCTCGGGACTTTCTTTAGGACTCTCGCCGGGGGATATCCGGGGGCCCGCCGCGAagacctcctcccctctcccgccctgggCACGCGGGTCTTACCGGGGTGAGGGGGCCTTCGGCTTGAGCCTCCAAGGGGCTTGTGGGCGTGAGCTCCGTCGTCGGCTCCGGAGCGCCGGCCGCCGAGCGCCCTTCCGCCGGAGCGAGCGCCGCGCCTGACCCCGCGTGCTTCGCCGGGCGGCTTCGGGCCCAAAGGCCTGGCCTCGGCGGCTCCTCCTGAGGAGACTCCTCCAGGGCTCGCAGGACCTCCGGCTCCTCGTCCGAAGGGCTCCCCGTGGTTCTGTGTCCCAGGCCCTCGCCGGTCCCGTAGTCGCGAAGATCGTGCTCCTTGTCGACCATCACCCAGTCCTTGGAATCCACTTCCTGCCGGCAGGAGCTCAGGTTGACGGCTACGAACCCGTTACTTGCCCCGTCTGCCCGCTCGGGGGACTGGGCCGAGCCCCGCCTCGAGGCGTCCGGCGGGTACTCGTCGTCGTAGTGCCAGACGCGGTCGGCGTGGCTCAGGGCGGGAGCGAAGGGCTTATGAAGAAGAGAAGCGGGGAGGACGGGTTCCTTCCTACCGCTGGATTCTTTCTGCTTCTTCTCCAGGCTTCAGAAaatagggaagagaaaaggagtgacCCTCCCATTTCCCAAGAACAGACTCCGCGGCCCAACTCGGAGGATCTCTACCCCGCCGGACGTCACCGTACCCAGTCGCACCCGATCTCTCAGCCCTGACGAGGGCTCGGAGGATCCTCTAACGACCTAGACGCGGTCGGTCTGTCGCCGGGTCGGCTCTCGATGCTTCATCCGGCTGCCCGGGACCGCTCCTGTCTTCGAGGACCCCCCGGCTACGGACTCCCCGCCCCCGTCAGAACCAGAATCCAGTCCTACTCGT is drawn from Ornithorhynchus anatinus isolate Pmale09 chromosome 13, mOrnAna1.pri.v4, whole genome shotgun sequence and contains these coding sequences:
- the TTBK2 gene encoding tau-tubulin kinase 2; protein product: MSGGGEQPDLLSVGILVKERWKVLRKIGGGGFGEIYDALDLLTRENVALKVESAQQPKQVLKMEVAVLKKLQGKDHVCRFIGCGRNDRFNYVVMQLQGRNLADLRRSQARGTFTLSTALRLGRQILEAVESIHSVGFLHRDIKPSNFAMGRFPSTCRKCYMLDFGLARQFTNSCGDVRPPRAVAGFRGTVRYASVNAHRNREMGRHDDLWSLFYMLVEFVVGQLPWRKIKDKEQVGSIKERYDHRLMLKHLPPEFGIFLDHISSVDYFTKPDYQLLTSVFDNSIKTFGVIESDPFDWEKSGTDGSLTTTTTSTTPQLHTRLTPAAIGIANATPIPGDLLRENTDEVFPDEQLSDGENGIPVGASPEKPPGSSGPPRPQEKDVWEEMDANRNKIKLGIFKAATEEENSHGPANGIPTAPSLGSPIHVRSETAQPERDVPLVRKLRSIHSFELEKHLTLESKPDTDKFLETCLEKKQKESSGRKEPVLPASLLHKPFAPALSHADRVWHYDDEYPPDASRRGSAQSPERADGASNGFVAVNLSSCRQEVDSKDWVMVDKEHDLRDYGTGEGLGHRTTGSPSDEEPEVLRALEESPQEEPPRPGLWARSRPAKHAGSGAALAPAEGRSAAGAPEPTTELTPTSPLEAQAEGPLTPVTGPRPSVASAQSISGSLHCGRQPERNPQPADRAAELCPPRENLPASGTPEGEPRGGGSGTEPGPQPDPVHRARHTRERGRSRDLGPRELPGPNSPVARESEIFPGDPGEGGVLLGVDNDEEKPDPGRGSAEMAALSGASEAVGGRPPAPEAAEPRTLGLVPDHDADRKPMRPPAAGASETSPSRGVGRRPEGRVDEGAAVPPDGLREGAAGSRGFPAPRGDRAGPTEREGEPEDAAPRNGDSAPCVSESERSPPSRKDPVRAPSVTRHSRIPVLAQEVDSGFEAASPVSAKEKLLLKKAHQPDLAKPLVEKRQLRSFLGDLSSSASDRLPEERSMAVPAPFSEEEVFTPFSGLTLDPNLGRSAEDSPLLPVSPQIRKSKSKIPRPVTWASADQVGGSASAPFLPRPPPGRPPSRPGVEARLRRYKVLGSSTSDSDLFSRLAQILQNGSQKSRSPTQCKSPGSPHGPKTPPKSPSLPRRSPSASPRSSSLPRTSSSSPSRAGRPHHDQKSAAPHLGRSRSPPGHSVSSASRRSFQQEHCCNKAGKNSLKGSGGPYHHSGGPKAPAGRCKSVSKLSR